One window of Pyrus communis chromosome 12, drPyrComm1.1, whole genome shotgun sequence genomic DNA carries:
- the LOC137710361 gene encoding uncharacterized protein: MPGNEVGDRVHNFFGQENLSQGQHHPQAVDGNWPGLGNNLWVGGQRQSGAPVNSSLKNYNVLQPDSERGHGGQPYHVPHGLNFMQSNVRPEFGRAQYQNQQANLNGYAHGHQMFRARQNEANFSGVDSESDRQNLTSRGLPVHESQRGSGPEHKSNSVRLEASESPIGFDFFGGQEHMNGPHPGMMQSLPRQQSGISDMQQLQRQVMFTQIQEFQRHQQLQQLERQQVFANQASSITKQAAGNHSPALINGVPINEPSNNQWPPDLLAGNTNWLQRGASPVIQGASSGHALTPEQAHTLRMMGFVPQHADQSLYGVPVTSTSGSTGSYPHVQMDRSAMQQMSASNNSFPGNQYSAFPDQVSMQDGSRISRQDFQGRSMPGPIAAEGLNNGFNLENLNQGNPHQRNEPVEEFQGRPQLVGFSEPLQEKAVTQVAPAQSVATLDPTEEKILFGSDDNLWDAFGSSTDVGMGGSTVLDGTESFGGLPSLQSGSWSALMQSAVAETSSADIGLQEWCPPSFGNQEPPIVNQQRSNVGNTRKQQPGWAGNNLHSSSDLNSRASPHSADAHRTNTTASFSNVQGFQQPGPKTSHERREVFQNDSPQRFVHQVPEQGSKWLDNSPLQKPPVEGSHSSGTEINANSISGSWNRQQSISSNNGDGQPFNMLNGRKFMESMPTDMGNNLKSHGNQILSRSIPGGDRKRGIHEEMSHAAGIWKADSVQNSNSEMEHAKYPIGSPQMNRVGSATNNLGKSNSSSARVNHESQKQLTNNHEFWKSVDSQMNSQGNEVERKNQHHLDKNHLILESSGNNGLEKRAVEMHDMENVNRKENSNDAFFSNAHHPAPIGGLKETVASDAGDSFAFPGSKQKSSSNAARRPPATRKFQYHPMGDVDVEVEPSYGKKHVTHYSQAMSQNVPPGFKSYNQGGQSNFIGHTDRSSMEIEKGDAKHLDETPSKNLLPGFVPSTSTPFDRFPGSNAPIKAAPSSQHMLELLHKVDQPREGGNATHFTSSDHNTSSEMPEVETSDGSVGQIQRKQSSVSQGYGLQLAPPSQRTPIADHTSSSQFSSQAVVSSSPVHSEIGEKGRTWLTSAASAQSLPSSREASQGEFRNNLSVTSGQIGKKASPYNIQGSFPTAFKSGFPLSRSQLENQHIIGSSGQATASQSVNIPFDRHAFRSKQMGDSRDISQTSQSALPSVPDLSGNTSQNNLASAFAEASHLNVADQSGSHVAALKIPGSDVLPGSQPSVASGMSHQGAMFQGLTNVWTSVPFQQPFVSAESPMLNEQDTQERGHGLSAFGAYSSNMQSFVGKEQPSNLSTRQQASPENIQNAQNINVSQAKESIANNLSSSVATQRDIEAFGRSLRPNNSLDQSYSLLDQVQAMKSKDVDGSDQSVKKLKGADSGVETQQVSPLGGSQPPYGYNSMVGDSSADHTLVPSGDPNMLSFSSKLGDTRNSNASSHNMFAFNQKNSQNFSSSNASSLRGEQSQVSPQMAPSWFEQYGTFKNGQIFPMHDTLRTTMKATGQPSVAGRAGDDLHPSESMEQASAASDASKLVTTPQSSAPVPIPREQSPSPHLSHSDVADQSLIVERPMKRKSATSELSPWHKELTELPQRLLNISAAEADWARSTNRLVEKVEDETEITEDGPPILRSKRRIVLTTQLMQQLLRPPSAAVLSADASSCYGSVAYLASRLSLGDACSAISCSGSDAQTPLPLDNINLLPEKLRTHKKIDNQNYSKVVEDFIDKARRLENDLLRLDKGSSILDLRVESQDLEKFSVINRFAKFHGRAQGEGPEASSSSDAQKSGPQKYVTALPVPRNLPDRVQCLSL; the protein is encoded by the exons ATGCCTGGAAACGAAGTTGGAGACAGGGTCCATAATTTCTTTGGCCAAGAGAACTTGTCACAGGGTCAGCATCATCCTCAGGCTGTTGACGGGAACTGGCCAGGACTTGGCAACAACCTGTGGGTTGGGGGCCAGAGACAAAGTGGAGCTCCTGTTAATTCAAGTTTAAAGAATTATAATGTACTGCAACCAG ACTCGGAGAGAGGGCATGGGGGTCAGCCGTACCATGTGCCTCATGGTTTGAATTTTATGCAATCAAATGTGAGACCCGAGTTTGGCAGAGCTCAGTATCAAAATCAACAGGCTAACCTGAATGGCTATGCTCATGGGCACCAGATGTTTAGAGCAAGGCAGAATGAAGCTAACTTTTCGGGTGTGGATTCAGAATCTGATCGGCAAAATTTAACATCCAGAGGCTTGCCGGTACATGAATCACAGAGAGGAAGTGGCCCTGAGCATAAGAGTAATTCGGTGAGATTAGAAGCTTCAGAATCCCCaattggttttgattttttcgGTGGTCAAGAGCACATGAATGGTCCACATCCCGGCATGATGCAGTCTTTGCCTAGGCAGCAATCAGGGATTAGTGACATGCAGCAGTTACAGCGACAGGTTATGTTCACACAAATTCAAGAATTTCAAAGGCATCAACAACTTCAGCAACTAGAAAGGCAACAGGTTTTTGCAAATCAGGCTTCCTCCATTACAAAACAGGCTGCTGGTAACCACTCACCAGCTCTGATCAATGGTGTTCCCATCAATGAGCCATCTAACAATCAATGGCCACCTGATCTTCTGGCTGGTAACACAAACTGGCTACAGCGTGGTGCTTCTCCTGTTATTCAGGGTGCATCTAGTGGACATGCATTGACCCCTGAACAAGCCCACACACTACGCATGATGGGTTTTGTTCCTCAACATGCTGATCAATCTCTGTATGGGGTTCCAGTTACTAGCACAAGTGGCTCAACAGGTTCATATCCTCATGTTCAAATGGATAGATCGGCAATGCAGCAGATGTCGGCAAGTAATAATTCCTTTCCAGGTAATCAATATTCTGCATTTCCAGATCAGGTTAGCATGCAAGATGGATCTCGGATTTCTAGACAGGATTTTCAAGGCAGGAGTATGCCTGGGCCTATTGCTGCTGAAGGTTTGAATAATGGGTTTAATTTGGAGAACTTGAATCAAGGAAATCCCCATCAAAGAAATGAACCTGTGGAAGAATTCCAAGGGAGGCCACAACTAGTTGGATTTTCAGAACCATTGCAAGAGAAAGCAGTAACACAAGTTGCACCCGCACAGAGCGTGGCTACACTAGATCCAACTGAGGAAAAGATTTTGTTTGGTTCAGATGACAATCTATGGGATGCCTTTGGTAGCAGCACAGATGTGGGAATGGGAGGTTCCACTGTGTTGGATGGCACGGAAAGTTTTGGAGGACTTCCTTCTCTGCAAAGTGGGAGTTGGAGTGCTCTTATGCAATCTGCAGTAGCAGAAACTTCTAGTGCTGATATAGGGCTACAAGAGTGGTGTCCTCCAAGTTTTGGAAATCAAGAACCTCCAATTGTGAATCAGCAGCGCTCAAATGTTGGTAATACTCGCAAACAACAACCTGGTTGGGCTGGTAACAACTTGCACTCTTCCTCCGACTTGAATTCTAGAGCTTCTCCACACTCTGCTGATGCCCATAGGACGAATACGACTGCTAGTTTTTCTAATGTTCAGGGATTTCAGCAACCAGGACCCAAAACTTCGCATGAACGACGTGAGGTCTTTCAGAATGATTCTCCTCAGAGATTTGTTCATCAGGTTCCTGAACAAGGAAGTAAATGGTTGGATAACAGTCCTCTACAAAAGCCGCCTGTAGAAGGTAGTCATTCATCAGGTACAGAAATAAATGCAAATAGCATTTCAGGTTCCTGGAACCGTCAACAAAGCATTTCGTCAAATAATGGTGATGGCCAGCCGTTCAATATGTTAAATGGTAGGAAATTTATGGAATCTATGCCAACAGATATGGGTAATAATCTCAAAAGTCATGGGAATCAAATTTTATCACGATCAATACCAGGTGGTGATCGTAAGAGAGGCATCCATGAGGAAATGAGCCATGCTGCTGGTATATGGAAGGCTGATTCTGTTCAGAATTCAAATTCTGAAATGGAGCATGCAAAATATCCCATTGGAAGTCCACAGATGAATAGAGTGGGTTCAGCCACAAACAATTTAGGGAAATCAAATTCCAGCAGTGCAAGAGTCAACCACGAAAGCCAGAAACAACTCACAAACAATCATGAATTCTGGAAATCAGTTGATTCTCAAATGAACTCTCAGGGAAATGAGGTTGAGAGGAAAAACCAGCATCATCTGGATAAGAATCATCTAATCTTGGAGTCATCAGGGAACAATGGCTTAGAGAAGAGAGCAGTTGAGATGCATGATATGGAGAATGTGAATAGAAAAGAGAATTCTAATGATGCTTTTTTCTCTAATGCACACCACCCTGCTCCAATTGGTGGTTTGAAGGAAACTGTTGCCTCTGATGCTGGTGATTCATTTGCTTTTCCGGGAAGTAAACAAAAATCATCTAGTAATGCTGCTCGAAGACCCCCTGCAACTCGCAAGTTTCAGTATCATCCAATGGGGGATGTGGATGTTGAAGTGGAACCATCTTATGGGAAAAAACATGTGACACATTATTCGCAAGCTATGTCCCAGAATGTACCTCCAGGTTTTAAAAGTTACAACCAAGGGGGGCAGTCAAACTTTATTGGTCACACTGATAGAAGTTCTATGGAAATTGAGAAG GGTGATGCAAAACATTTAGATGAGACACCTTCCAAAAATTTGCTTCCAGGTTTTGTACCAAGCACGTCTACTCCCTTTGACAGATTCCCTGGTAGTAATGCCCCAATCAAGGCTGCGCCATCAAG TCAACATATGCTTGAGCTACTTCACAAGGTGGACCAACCAAGGGAGGGTGGCAATGCCACACACTTCACCTCTTCGGATCACAACACATCATCAGAGATGCCTGAAGTGGAAACTTCTGATGGATCTGTAGGTCAAATACAGAGAAAACAGTCATCTGTTTCTCAAGGTTATGGTTTACAGCTGGCTCCTCCATCTCAACGTACTCCAATTGCAGATCATACCTCATCTTCTCAGTTCTCTTCACAAGCAGTTGTCAGTTCATCCCCTGTCCATTCTGAGATAGGAGAAAAGGGTCGTACATGGTTGACCTCGGCAGCATCTGCCCAGTCCTTGCCTTCTTCCCGTGAAGCATCTCAAGGTGAATTTAGAAACAATCTCTCTGTTACCTCAGGACAGATAGGGAAAAAGGCTTCACCGTACAATATTCAGGGAAGTTTTCCTACAGCTTTCAAATCTGGTTTTCCTCTTTCAAGAAGTCAACTAGAAAATCAGCACATAATTGGTTCAAGTGGACAAGCAACAGCAAGCCAGTCTGTGAACATACCTTTTGATAGACATGCTTTCCGATCGAAACAAATGGGTGATTCTCGTGACATATCTCAAACTAGCCAATCTGCCCTGCCATCAGTGCCAGATTTGTCTGGAAATACTTCGCAGAATAACCTTGCCTCTGCTTTTGCAGAGGCATCACATCTGAATGTTGCTGATCAATCCGGTTCACATGTTGCTGCCCTGAAAATCCCTGGATCAGATGTTCTGCCAGGCTCTCAGCCTTCTGTTGCATCGGGTATGTCCCATCAAGGTGCCATGTTTCAAGGGTTGACTAATGTATGGACCAGTGTTCCATTTCAGCAACCTTTTGTAAGTGCTGAATCACCAATGCTCAATGAGCAAGATACCCAGGAAAGAGGGCATGGCTTGTCTGCCTTTGGTGCATATTCTTCGAACATGCAAAGCTTTGTTGGGAAAGAGCAACCATCCAATCTAAGTACTAGGCAACAAGCGTCACCTGAGAACATTCAGAATGCCCAAAATATCAATGTCTCGCAGGCAAAAGAATCCATTGCAAATAATTTGTCAAGCTCTGTTGCTACCCAGAGAGATATTGAAGCTTTCGGTCGCTCTTTAAGACCAAATAACAGTTTGGATCAAAGTTATTCCTTGCTGGACCAAGTGCAGGCTATGAAAAGTAAAGACGTTGATGGAAGTGATCAGAGTGTGAAGAAGTTGAAAGGTGCAGATTCTGGTGTGGAGACTCAGCAGGTGAGTCCCCTGGGAGGATCACAACCACCTTATGGATATAATAGTATGGTAGGAGATTCATCAGCTGATCATACTTTAGTTCCCTCTGGAGATCCTAACATGCTTAGCTTTTCATCCAAGCTTGGGGATACTCGAAATTCAAATGCATCTAGTCACAATATGTTTGCTTTTAATCAGAAGAATTCCCAGAATTTCTCTAGTAGTAATGCATCTTCTCTTAGAGGTGAACAGTCTCAAGTTAGCCCCCAGATGGCACCATCCTGGTTTGAACAGTATGGAACCTTTAAGAATGGGCAAATATTTCCAATGCATGATACACTGAGAACCACTATGAAGGCTACGGGACAACCTTCAGTTGCTGGAAGGGCAGGTGATGATCTGCATCCTTCGGAATCAATGGAGCAAGCAAGTGCTGCTTCTGATGCTAGTAAGCTTGTTACCACCCCGCAGAGTTCAGCTCCCGTACCTATTCCCAGGGAGCAATCACCTTCACCTCATTTATCGCATTCTGATGTAGCTGATCAAAGTTTAATTGTTGAGAGACCAATGAAGCGTAAAAGTGCTACATCTGAACTCTCACCCTGGCATAAAGAGCTGACCGAGCTTCCACAAAGGCTTCTGAATATCAG TGCAGCTGAAGCAGACTGGGCTCGCTCAACAAACCGACTGGTTGAGAAG GTGGAAGATGAAACTGAAATAACTGAAGATGGACCGCCAATACTTAGGTCCAAAAGAAGGATAGTCTTGACTACACAGCTTATGCAGCAACTGCTTCGCCCTCCTTCTGCAGCAGTTCTTTCTGCAGATGCTAGCTCATGCTATGGGAGTGTGGCTTACCTTGCATCTAGATTATCCCTGGGTGATGCTTGCAGTGCAATCTCCTGCTCTGGAAGTGATGCTCAAACTCCATTGCCTCTTGACAATATAAACCT TTTGCCGGAGAAGCTTAGAACACACAAGAAAATCGACAATCAAAACTACTCAAAAGTTGTGGAAGACTTTATTGATAAAGCAAGGAGGCTGGAAAATGATTTGTTGAG ACTGGACAAGGGAAGCTCAATCTTAGACTTGAGAGTGGAAAGCCAGGATCTTGAGAAGTTTTCTGTCATCAATCGTTTTGCTAAGTTTCATGGGCGGGCACAAGGTGAGGGGCCGGAGGCCTCATCGTCTTCTGATGCTCAAAAATCCGGTCCCCAGAAATATGTTACCGCACTTCCAGTGCCTAGAAATCTGCCAGACAGGGTACAATGTCTTTCACtttga